The window CTTTATCGTTCTTACAGCCCTGCCTATTGGAGCCTGCGGAGTTTTATGGATGCTTTTTCTCACGCGAACAACATTTAGTGTTCCCTCGCTCATGGGCATTCTTATGGCTGTTGGAGTCATCACTTCAAACAGCATCCTTCTTATTACTTTTGCCAACCAGAGAGTCAGGGAAGGGCTGTCTCCGCTTGAAGCTTCGCTAGAGGCGGGTTTTACCCGGTTCAGACCCATTTGCATGACAGCCTTGGCCATGATCATAGGCATGCTTCCCATGTCGTTGGGGCTATCGGAAGGGGGAGAGCAATACATCCCTTTGGGGCGGGCCGTTATTGGAGGACTGCTTTTAGGAACGGCGGGCACCCTGTTTTTTGTGCCTTCGATGTTTACCACCATTCGACAGCGAAAACCCTAGACGTGAATCACCATGACCTTCAGAATGCATGAAACAAAGGAAGAACAAAAAGCAGAGAAGAACCTTGTCCAAACCAAAGGAAAAAGAGAACACCTTTTTTTACGTTCCATGATTTTCTTCTTTAAGGGAAAAACCGGGAGGATCTTAAGATCCTTCAAAGAAAAAAATCCCTTGTTCATCGTCGGTGGGCTTTTCTTTCTTTTTTTTGTCTTTTCTTTGGGTCAAAGGATCTTAAATTGGTTTGAACTTCAATCCAATCTTCGCCTTTCCCAACTCGTCTATGTTCACGTGGTACACCCGGAAAAATCGAAACCGGTTGTCTCTTTGACTTTACCCGGAACGACTCAAGGCTTCTACGAAACTCCTATCTGGTCAAGAGTAAACGGCTATATCAAAAAATGGTACGTGGACATCGGGGATAAGGTTAAAGCGGGGCAGCTTCTTTGCGAAATCGATGCCCCGGAAGTAGATAAGGAAGTGGAACACGCTCGAGCCAAAGCCGAGATCGCAAGGATCAGTTACGAAAGATGGAAAAACCTTTCCGCTACCCGTGCCGTATCAGCCCAAGAATATGACGTTCAAAGAACAAATTACGAAGCCGCTGTCGCCGAACTGGACAAGTTGCTTCAGTGGCAGAGCTTCGAAAAAGTTACAGCCCCTTTTGACGGGGTAATTACGGCCAGGAATATCGATATTGGAACACTCGTTGCCGGGCAAAACGAAGCGGTCCAAGGCGCCCAGAAACAACTCTACCGCATTGCCCAGATCGATGTTTTAAGGATATATGTCGCCGTTCCCCAAACCTATTCGTTGTCGATCAACGAAGGCATGCCTGCCGAAGTTATCGTTCCTGAACAACGCGGGAAAATTTACCCAGGCAAAGTGGTTAGGACATCCTATGGATTAGAATCAGCCTCAAGGACCCTGCTTACGGAAATCGACGTAGAAAATCCCGACATGAAACTGCTTCCAGGACTCTATGTCATCGTTTCCATTAAAGTTCCGAGCATAGCCCCGTGGACTATTCCTGTAAATGCCCTCTTCATTAAAGATGGCCAACAATACGTTTCTACCGTGGATAAAGGCAACCGTTGCCATCTCAAAAAAGTGGAAGTAGGGAATAACGATGGGTATAAAGTAGAAATTTTACAGGGGATAGATCCCCAGGATGACATAGTTCTCAACCCTCCAGATGAAGCAAAAATCGAGGGATCCAAGGTTATCCCTGTCCGCTCTCAATAAATAATTCTTCTTTTTTTCTTTTCATCATCCATTTAGAATCATTTTAATTATATATCAAGCTTGGTTTAAGCCCCGATTCCTAACATTTCTCTGTAATGCAAAAGAGCTTTATACAGCTTTACTTGGAACACAAGGAAAAGATAGCCCATAAGTGGACTTCTTATCTTGAAATCTATGACTCCGCTTTTGCGCCTTTTAGGAACCTGCCCATTAACTTGTTGGAGATTGGGGTCCAAAACGGAGGATCCCTTGAAATTTGGTCTAAATATTTTGAAAATGCTCTAAAAATAGTGGGATGTGACATTAATCCCCGTTGCAAAGAACTGATTTTTTCAGATCCTAAAATCCGCATTGTCACCGGGGATTCATGCCGTGAAGAAACCAAAAACAAGATCCTTGCTGAAACTTCAAGCTATAATCTTATCATCGACGATGGATCACATAAGTCTTCAGATATAATCAAAAACTTCGCCCTTTACTTCCCTCATCTAGCAAACAAGGGGATTTATCTCATAGAAGACCTCCATTGTAGCTATTGGAAAGAGTTCGAAGGAGGACTTTTTTATCCTTACTCCGCCATGGGATTTCTCAAGAAGTTGGTGGACATTATCAATTATCAACATTGGGCCGTAGCAAAGGAAAGAAAGGAGCTGTTAAAAGAATTTGAAAAACTTTATGACATCAACATTGGAAATGACACCCTTTCTCAAATTTATAAAATCGAATTTTTCAATTCGGTCTGCATGATCACCAAATCCGTTGAAGAAGGGAGCTCTATCGGCAAACCGATTGTCGCCGGAACAACGGCTGAAATCAGTCCTGGGATTAAAGATTCGGGGGGGGCTGTATTCTTTCCCGATCAGAAAGAGAATTTTTGGTCTAACGAAACAAGCTTCGAATCCTTGGAAGAAAAACTGATTCAAAAGTTGGCCGAAAAAGAAAAAGAAATTGAAAGGATTAAAAATTCATTTTCGTGGAAACTGATTCAGCCTATTCAATATATCCTCCAAAAAATTTTAAAAATTTCTGCAAGCAATCATCAATAGGTAGGGTAATGGATAATATCAAATTTTGACCTAATATGATAGACGGTGACGATTTGGGTAGAACTTTGGACCGGTCCACCATAACCCATTCCCCAACCGGGATACCCCACCGGTCCCCAAAATGGATCTCCAAATCCAAAGGGATATCCGAACATCCCATACCCATAACCCATTCCCATAGAATCATAATAGGTTTCTCGTCTTCTTTCTCTCAAGACTTTCGAATAGACTCTAACCACCCCATTTGCATGCTTATCCTTGGCTTTATCGACAGCTTTTTTTATGGCCTCTCTTTTTTCTTTGTCCACCTTAGCCCAGCTATCTGTCGTGCGTTCGTCCCTAAGGACGCCATCAATCCAATAACGCATGGCCGGTGTCCCCTCAAGCCACACATCCACATTCTTTATCCTGACTACCTTGCCTCCTTTTCCAATCTTCAGTTTTGGGTGCTCATAGGCAATATATTCGGTCGAGGCGCGCACCAAAGAAAGAGAAAACAAAAAAAAGAAAGCAAAAGCTACCATCCTTTTTCCAAGATCAAAATCGGTCTTCATAACTAAAGGTTGACGATCGCACAAGAAGAGAAAACTTTTTAAACTATAACCAACCCGCTCAAAAAGAAAAAGTTCCTTGAAGTTTAACAAATAGCCCGAACCACTGGGAAAGAAGTTACCCTCACCGAGTCCTGTTCCTTGGCATCCCCATCCAAATGGATTACTTTTTATGTATCTTGATGAATGAATATTCCCTTTTAGAAGAAAATGCTTCCCTACTCAAGGCCTACTCCTCCTCGATGTCTTCATATTGGCTTCCCGTATGTCCTTCTTCCTCTTTGTTGGACAAGCCTCTAGGAATACAGCTTTTAGAAAAGCGTCTTGTCCTGGCCCGTCTCCATGGAAAAGCCAGCTGTTTCGATGATCTTTGCCGTCATCTTGGTGCCGCTCTTTCCAGGGGTAAAATAGAAAAAAACAGTTTCTTGAGGTGTCCTTACCATGGGTGGCTCTATAATGAAGAAGGCCGCTGCGTAGAAATACCCTCCCGGCGCAACCTTCCCATTCCTAGGGACGCCCGGATAGGTTCTTATCTCACCCAAGAATCCCAAGGAATGATTTGGGTATGTCTTGGAGCAAAGGAAAAGTATCCCCTTCCCCATTTCAAGGAGTTCGATGATCGGGATTTTCATCAACTGGATGGAGGAAAATGGAAAGAAAGCCACTGGCGGGCAACTCCACAGAGAATTGTTCTAGGACAGCTCGACGATACCCATTTCGCATGGGTTCATCCTTCAACCATTGGGCATCCGGACCTCGTAGAAGCACCCGAACACAAGGTCACTAAGGAAACAGGATTTATACGCTCAACTTTTACCCTATTCCAGCGAAAAAAGGCCCCTTCATCGGGGTTCAGCACGGCCGACATCGCCCAAGAAGGAGAACTGTCCCCTGTTCATTACACGGTGTCCGCCGGGCCTAACTGGATTCATTTACGCAAAGAAAACGACAAGGCAGAAGCATGGGTCCTTGTTCAACTTGTTTCCCCCTTGTCTTACAACGAAAGCAAGGTGTTTTGGAAAATAGCCCGTAACTTCGATAAAAATCCCCAGCGTGATCCCATTTACGAAGAAGTTCAACTCCAGATAATGGAAGAAGATAAGCGTGTCATAGAAAGCCAAAGACCCTGGCTACTGCCCCCGA is drawn from Methylacidiphilum infernorum V4 and contains these coding sequences:
- a CDS encoding efflux RND transporter periplasmic adaptor subunit, which encodes MTFRMHETKEEQKAEKNLVQTKGKREHLFLRSMIFFFKGKTGRILRSFKEKNPLFIVGGLFFLFFVFSLGQRILNWFELQSNLRLSQLVYVHVVHPEKSKPVVSLTLPGTTQGFYETPIWSRVNGYIKKWYVDIGDKVKAGQLLCEIDAPEVDKEVEHARAKAEIARISYERWKNLSATRAVSAQEYDVQRTNYEAAVAELDKLLQWQSFEKVTAPFDGVITARNIDIGTLVAGQNEAVQGAQKQLYRIAQIDVLRIYVAVPQTYSLSINEGMPAEVIVPEQRGKIYPGKVVRTSYGLESASRTLLTEIDVENPDMKLLPGLYVIVSIKVPSIAPWTIPVNALFIKDGQQYVSTVDKGNRCHLKKVEVGNNDGYKVEILQGIDPQDDIVLNPPDEAKIEGSKVIPVRSQ
- a CDS encoding aromatic ring-hydroxylating oxygenase subunit alpha; protein product: MNEYSLLEENASLLKAYSSSMSSYWLPVCPSSSLLDKPLGIQLLEKRLVLARLHGKASCFDDLCRHLGAALSRGKIEKNSFLRCPYHGWLYNEEGRCVEIPSRRNLPIPRDARIGSYLTQESQGMIWVCLGAKEKYPLPHFKEFDDRDFHQLDGGKWKESHWRATPQRIVLGQLDDTHFAWVHPSTIGHPDLVEAPEHKVTKETGFIRSTFTLFQRKKAPSSGFSTADIAQEGELSPVHYTVSAGPNWIHLRKENDKAEAWVLVQLVSPLSYNESKVFWKIARNFDKNPQRDPIYEEVQLQIMEEDKRVIESQRPWLLPPISSSLSLYLRPGDLPLIEYHKWMEEERIPLL
- a CDS encoding class I SAM-dependent methyltransferase, which produces MQKSFIQLYLEHKEKIAHKWTSYLEIYDSAFAPFRNLPINLLEIGVQNGGSLEIWSKYFENALKIVGCDINPRCKELIFSDPKIRIVTGDSCREETKNKILAETSSYNLIIDDGSHKSSDIIKNFALYFPHLANKGIYLIEDLHCSYWKEFEGGLFYPYSAMGFLKKLVDIINYQHWAVAKERKELLKEFEKLYDINIGNDTLSQIYKIEFFNSVCMITKSVEEGSSIGKPIVAGTTAEISPGIKDSGGAVFFPDQKENFWSNETSFESLEEKLIQKLAEKEKEIERIKNSFSWKLIQPIQYILQKILKISASNHQ